One Chlorobaculum limnaeum genomic window carries:
- the polA gene encoding DNA polymerase I: MTSDNQMGLFDAPPPETPPRPEAVPEKKADAARETGQKPGLFLLDGMALVYRAFYALQQARMSTRDGQPTGAVFGFVSSVLRIIEEYRPEYLAVAFDSPEKTFRHDKFEAYKANRPAPPDDLISQLGDIRKLIRALGIPLVIMPGFEADDLIGTAARKFEADCQVFIVTPDKDMSQLVHDGVRILKPGKKQNEFELVGSAEVKAQFGAPPEQFIDLLTLTGDTSDNIPGAKGIGPKTASSLLEKYGSLEGIYANLEALTPKTRQSLEAFREMMPLVRELVTIRTDLDLPLTLEALHASRPDPEALFAHLARLELKSIAARVPAVLRIDAPAASSSENVPAAADSDDPDDPQLIPASEGSEYHLVDSEEAFEALLTLLESSAGIAVDTETTSLDTFAAELAGISFSVKPGEAWFVYFGTPGLDACKAVERLKPLLENPALPKTGQNLKYDMLVLKKYGVELAPVEFDTMLASYVLDPEARHNLDDLAARHLGRQTVKYGELVGTGKSAIGIFEVEPRKLSDYACQDADIALKLRLTLQEQLEQTPELFDVCRQLEFPLVSVLARMEHTGVAIDTAHLEQCALTVKRDLETLTGKIFDAAGESFNIDSPKQLGHILFEVLQLPPKKATKTGYSTDVQVLEELSILHPIASDLLEYRSLQKLKGTYIEALPKMINPLTGRVHTSFNQSVAATGRLSSSNPNLQNIPIRTELGKEIRRAFIPSNKDNLLLSADYSQIELRIAAELSGDPMLIEAFRNREDIHAATARVIFDTAEVTPDMRRKAKEVNFGVLYGIQPFGLSQRLGITQKEAREIIDTYMAKYPGMFSSLQTTIEEARKRGYVTTLMGRRRYLPDLNSPNANIRKAAERIAMNTPIQGTAADIIKYAMCSVSRELNTGAFRSVMLLQVHDELLFETPPAEEARLREMVGRNMVEAAAKCGVKKVPVEVETGVGKNWLEAH; encoded by the coding sequence ATGACGAGCGACAACCAGATGGGCCTGTTCGACGCTCCCCCGCCCGAAACGCCGCCGCGACCGGAAGCGGTTCCGGAGAAGAAAGCCGATGCCGCAAGAGAGACCGGACAGAAGCCGGGCCTCTTCCTGCTCGACGGCATGGCGCTGGTCTACCGCGCCTTCTACGCGCTGCAACAGGCGCGGATGAGCACGCGCGACGGCCAGCCGACCGGCGCGGTGTTCGGTTTCGTGTCGAGCGTGCTGCGGATCATCGAGGAGTACCGCCCGGAGTACCTCGCCGTGGCCTTCGACAGCCCCGAGAAGACCTTCCGCCACGATAAGTTCGAGGCGTACAAGGCCAACCGCCCGGCCCCGCCGGACGACCTCATCAGCCAGCTCGGCGACATCCGGAAGCTGATCCGGGCCCTCGGCATTCCGCTCGTGATCATGCCCGGCTTCGAGGCGGACGACCTCATCGGCACGGCGGCGCGGAAGTTCGAGGCCGACTGCCAGGTCTTCATCGTCACGCCCGACAAGGATATGTCGCAGCTCGTGCACGACGGCGTGCGCATCCTCAAGCCCGGCAAGAAACAGAACGAGTTCGAGCTGGTCGGCAGCGCCGAGGTGAAGGCGCAGTTCGGCGCACCGCCGGAGCAGTTCATCGACCTGTTGACGCTCACCGGCGACACCTCGGACAACATTCCCGGCGCGAAGGGGATCGGCCCGAAAACCGCCTCGAGTCTGCTTGAAAAGTACGGTTCGCTCGAAGGCATCTATGCCAATCTCGAGGCGCTGACGCCCAAGACGCGCCAGAGCCTCGAAGCGTTCCGCGAGATGATGCCGCTCGTGCGCGAGCTGGTGACGATCCGCACCGACCTCGACCTGCCGCTTACGCTCGAAGCGCTGCACGCGAGCAGGCCCGACCCCGAGGCGCTCTTCGCGCACCTGGCGAGGCTGGAGCTGAAGAGCATCGCCGCCCGCGTGCCTGCCGTTCTGCGGATCGACGCGCCCGCCGCTTCGTCTTCCGAAAACGTACCGGCAGCGGCAGACTCTGACGACCCCGACGATCCGCAACTGATCCCGGCGAGCGAAGGCTCGGAGTATCACCTCGTGGACAGCGAGGAGGCGTTCGAAGCGCTTCTGACGCTGCTCGAAAGCTCCGCCGGAATCGCGGTCGATACCGAAACCACGAGTCTCGACACCTTCGCGGCGGAGCTGGCGGGCATCTCCTTCTCCGTCAAACCCGGCGAGGCTTGGTTCGTCTACTTCGGCACGCCGGGGTTGGACGCCTGCAAGGCGGTCGAGCGCCTCAAGCCGCTGCTTGAAAATCCGGCGCTGCCCAAGACCGGCCAGAACCTGAAGTACGACATGCTCGTGCTGAAGAAGTACGGCGTGGAGCTTGCGCCGGTCGAGTTCGACACCATGCTCGCAAGCTACGTGCTCGACCCGGAGGCGCGGCACAATCTCGACGATCTGGCCGCCAGGCATCTCGGGCGGCAGACCGTGAAGTACGGCGAGCTGGTCGGCACGGGCAAGTCGGCCATCGGTATCTTCGAGGTCGAACCCCGCAAGCTCTCGGACTACGCCTGCCAAGACGCCGACATCGCCCTCAAGCTGCGCCTGACGCTTCAGGAGCAGCTTGAACAGACGCCCGAACTCTTCGACGTCTGCCGCCAGCTCGAATTCCCGCTGGTGAGCGTGCTGGCCCGGATGGAGCACACGGGCGTCGCCATCGACACGGCGCACCTCGAACAGTGCGCTCTGACGGTCAAGCGCGATCTTGAAACGCTGACCGGCAAGATTTTCGATGCCGCTGGCGAGAGCTTCAACATCGATTCGCCGAAGCAGCTCGGCCACATCCTCTTCGAGGTGCTGCAACTGCCGCCAAAAAAGGCCACCAAAACCGGCTACTCGACCGACGTGCAGGTACTCGAAGAGCTGTCGATCCTCCACCCGATAGCCTCCGACCTGCTCGAATACCGCAGCCTGCAGAAGCTTAAGGGCACCTACATCGAGGCGCTGCCGAAGATGATCAACCCGCTGACGGGCCGGGTGCACACCTCGTTCAACCAGTCGGTCGCGGCCACCGGGCGGCTCTCGTCGTCGAACCCGAACCTGCAGAACATCCCGATCCGCACGGAACTCGGCAAGGAGATTCGCCGCGCCTTCATCCCGTCGAACAAGGACAATCTCCTGCTCTCGGCGGACTACTCGCAGATCGAGCTGCGCATCGCCGCCGAGCTGTCGGGCGACCCGATGCTCATCGAGGCGTTCCGCAACCGCGAGGATATCCACGCCGCCACGGCGCGGGTGATCTTCGACACGGCGGAGGTGACGCCCGACATGCGGCGCAAGGCCAAGGAGGTCAACTTCGGCGTTCTCTACGGCATCCAGCCCTTCGGACTCTCGCAGCGCCTCGGCATCACGCAGAAAGAGGCCAGGGAGATCATCGACACCTACATGGCCAAATATCCCGGCATGTTCTCTTCGCTCCAGACGACTATCGAGGAGGCGCGGAAACGCGGTTACGTCACCACCCTGATGGGCCGCCGCCGCTACCTGCCAGACCTGAACAGCCCGAACGCCAACATCCGCAAGGCCGCCGAGCGCATCGCGATGAACACGCCGATCCAGGGCACGGCGGCGGACATCATCAAATACGCCATGTGCTCCGTCAGCCGCGAACTGAACACCGGAGCCTTCCGCTCGGTGATGTTGTTGCAGGTGCACGACGAACTGCTCTTCGAAACGCCGCCAGCCGAAGAGGCGCGTCTCAGGGAGATGGTCGGGCGCAACATGGTCGAAGCCGCCGCGAAATGCGGGGTGAAGAAGGTTCCTGTGGAGGTGGAGACCGGGGTCGGAAAAAACTGGCTGGAGGCCCATTAG
- a CDS encoding DUF2795 domain-containing protein, protein MYWNLDLARYIADAPWPVTKDELIDYANRTGAPQQVIENLEDLPDSDELYETLEEIWPDYPTDEDFGYSDEEPLN, encoded by the coding sequence ATGTACTGGAATCTCGATCTTGCCCGATATATTGCCGATGCACCCTGGCCTGTCACCAAGGATGAACTGATCGATTACGCCAACAGAACGGGCGCTCCGCAGCAAGTCATCGAAAACCTTGAGGATCTGCCCGACAGCGACGAGCTGTATGAAACGCTCGAAGAGATATGGCCTGATTACCCGACTGACGAGGATTTCGGTTACAGCGACGAAGAACCGCTAAACTAA
- a CDS encoding BamA/OMP85 family outer membrane protein, whose amino-acid sequence MIFWLLLMLSMPGVLWAEENSPLMNGNASSLPQVKSIKITGNKALTTEEIRGVMSTTTRDSFLGTGLFAGAVRTFIAEDFEKDIDLIRKLYTFKGYFFANVDPAVTRGDNGDVHIAIRIRENQPTLIDSLSYTGLDSIPENLRTRYLRRSQLKLQQIFSVENLINERDRTLDFFREYGYTFFHPDSIRITVDTLGHHAGVRFSIGLPGRHTYGPVKVIVHDPLAKDNPATAKTFERDNVSVTIYGGQKFSPKVFSSAIAWKKGALTRQSLEQRTLENFGATSLFSSISMQKDSVITDAIPVTIDLDPSPKHQLEPKLLVDNRYGSLFVGGALTYENRNLFGAGQQLRLSTNYGTQTSSNTSVLSSLSADQYDKIIPYEFHIKADLTIPRLGKQGSFYSGTVEYAKSKQPVLLNSQREIIRGTYSTRPTRNSKLSFDFFELEVARKDSLRGFQQLFKTDLAENIGIDPDDPVAVKRGLDSLLQTRLNQTFRLRYNYSNRDSATRRKKSTFWNFSAMAEESGSLLWLIDNFVDTKANEEFASSDAQIFGTPYNQYVKLDTQLAVTKELSPDRQVAAKVALGWMSPYGKAQSTPEDHRFYAGGSNSMRGWIFGTLGPGSNANEAISNFGGDIKAELSLEYRMQLFKVFGQKSGVTLFTDAGNIWDRTGPYAFSLQSLTRDFAWDWGAGLRIGSPIGPFRFDFAWKLHDPADPERWQFSKMKLTDFTFNFGIGEAF is encoded by the coding sequence ATGATATTCTGGCTCCTCCTCATGCTTTCGATGCCTGGAGTGCTGTGGGCTGAAGAAAATTCGCCCCTCATGAACGGCAACGCCTCATCGCTTCCGCAGGTCAAAAGCATCAAAATCACCGGCAACAAAGCCCTGACGACCGAAGAGATACGGGGAGTCATGTCAACCACCACGCGTGACTCCTTTCTGGGCACCGGTCTGTTTGCTGGCGCGGTACGCACGTTTATTGCCGAGGATTTCGAAAAAGACATCGACCTCATCCGGAAGCTCTACACCTTCAAGGGCTACTTCTTCGCCAATGTCGATCCTGCCGTCACGCGCGGCGACAATGGTGATGTGCACATCGCGATCCGTATCAGGGAGAACCAGCCAACCCTCATCGATTCGCTCAGCTACACCGGCCTCGACTCGATTCCTGAAAATCTCCGCACCCGCTACCTCAGAAGAAGCCAACTGAAGCTCCAGCAGATATTCTCCGTTGAAAACCTGATCAACGAGCGGGATCGCACCCTCGATTTTTTCCGCGAGTACGGCTACACTTTTTTTCATCCGGACAGCATCAGAATCACGGTCGATACTCTCGGCCATCATGCCGGAGTAAGATTCAGCATCGGCCTGCCCGGACGCCACACTTACGGCCCGGTGAAGGTGATCGTCCACGATCCGCTGGCGAAGGACAATCCGGCAACCGCGAAGACATTCGAGAGAGACAATGTTTCGGTCACCATTTACGGCGGCCAGAAGTTTTCGCCAAAAGTATTCTCGTCGGCCATCGCCTGGAAGAAGGGCGCGCTGACCCGTCAGTCCCTCGAACAGCGAACGCTCGAAAATTTCGGCGCGACCAGTCTTTTCTCATCCATTTCGATGCAAAAAGATTCCGTCATCACTGATGCCATTCCTGTGACTATCGATCTCGATCCGAGTCCGAAACACCAGCTCGAACCCAAGCTTCTGGTTGACAATCGCTATGGTTCCCTGTTTGTCGGCGGCGCGCTGACCTACGAAAACCGGAATCTCTTCGGCGCAGGCCAGCAGCTGAGACTTTCAACCAACTACGGCACGCAGACTTCGTCGAACACCAGCGTGCTCTCCAGCCTCAGCGCCGACCAGTATGACAAGATCATCCCCTATGAATTTCATATCAAGGCAGACCTGACCATCCCGAGACTCGGCAAACAGGGATCGTTCTACAGCGGAACCGTCGAATATGCAAAATCGAAACAGCCGGTGCTGCTCAACAGCCAGCGGGAGATCATTCGGGGCACCTACAGCACGCGGCCAACCAGAAATTCGAAACTCAGCTTCGATTTCTTCGAACTCGAAGTCGCTCGCAAGGACTCTCTGCGCGGCTTCCAGCAACTGTTCAAAACCGATCTGGCTGAAAATATCGGTATCGATCCCGACGATCCGGTCGCGGTGAAGCGGGGCCTCGACAGCCTGCTCCAGACTCGCCTGAACCAGACCTTCAGGCTTCGCTACAACTACTCGAACCGGGACAGCGCAACGCGGCGAAAGAAATCGACCTTCTGGAACTTCTCGGCCATGGCCGAAGAGTCGGGCAGCCTGTTGTGGCTGATCGACAACTTTGTCGATACAAAAGCGAACGAAGAGTTCGCCAGCTCGGATGCCCAGATTTTCGGTACACCCTACAATCAGTACGTCAAACTCGATACGCAGCTTGCCGTAACGAAAGAGCTTTCGCCCGACCGGCAGGTGGCGGCAAAGGTCGCCCTCGGGTGGATGAGTCCGTACGGCAAGGCGCAGTCCACGCCGGAAGATCACCGCTTCTACGCGGGCGGATCGAACAGTATGCGCGGCTGGATTTTCGGAACGCTCGGCCCCGGAAGCAACGCGAACGAAGCTATCTCCAATTTCGGCGGGGACATCAAGGCGGAACTCAGCCTCGAATACCGGATGCAGCTTTTCAAGGTTTTCGGACAGAAATCCGGAGTCACCCTGTTCACCGACGCGGGTAACATCTGGGACAGAACCGGCCCTTACGCCTTCTCGCTCCAGTCGCTGACCCGCGATTTCGCCTGGGACTGGGGAGCCGGATTGCGCATCGGCTCACCAATCGGCCCGTTCAGGTTCGACTTCGCCTGGAAACTGCACGATCCTGCCGATCCGGAACGATGGCAGTTTTCAAAGATGAAACTGACCGATTTCACCTTCAATTTCGGAATCGGAGAAGCTTTTTAA